A single window of Silurus meridionalis isolate SWU-2019-XX chromosome 11, ASM1480568v1, whole genome shotgun sequence DNA harbors:
- the LOC124393737 gene encoding inactive serine/threonine-protein kinase TEX14-like isoform X1, with amino-acid sequence MSGGLTLPCPVLLGFVKSGGVGAELHRYTREKNLHNVEKLLKQGVDVDCVNNLHQTSLYCASLLGFTSVAELLLRFGADPNHRSNDRSTPVHAAAFSCNTDLLRRLLEAGGDLRLHDNKGKTARDWAECEAQEGSVKMISFISSCMSVTRSLSESQSLRERDVTLTSSKTLLDFIRPFCRASDMVFNKKITSKTFVSDTILCLGYEKLCVEKLGTSVGALASVPFIPESELLQADDEALHSFTCGTFTKMTNYSWRGIRITLKELQVNNPHPDDKQHYYHDLLITELNFCCRLFHPHLLQLMAVIFTNELQQNKLVYERVHVGSLYHLLYHRRAEFPILRAYEVLSLILQVCEALFYLHSRSLVLRSLCSHSVVIVHPGVAKVTGLGFMGPSDCSPFSTPPIPEMLYNWAAPEVIRNKACSEKADLYSVCALIQELYTDAVPWGSVNPDWIKQAVDAGQALCADSAVPQPYYDLVLIGLQPKAHERTCSLQDLRFLLRSNLRELSKREERREGCPLPASSSTYTLNTALEQNWDPQQPDEQQVVDQDILDYPDMNDRHAEIQSSFSNHISNIVLNLKVCKVLVQETEPCLAVIESRMKGSACPSGPGFDEPDGMKKRREELEVMPKPVGPPSKYCDSFRMYQSSEECRSQELKKKHQSEHTWTSEVSTSVARGFLGAAAGALGGSSDSEEVQEDAQLEQLFKSFAGVESESEESTAFHTIILHEAKGQHQMFDSDEDEDPGVTMEVCRPYMTAESLFGESFSSPEESQHTEAESVLPSAHTTSSHTEDIADLSSITCSPAQLYEQAGQIGAQPRPRSTDVAPCNSTPRSPHTHRSDM; translated from the exons ATGTCTGGTGGGCTCACTCTCCCCTGTCCCGTACTCTTGGGTTTTGTTAAAAGTGGAGGTGTGGGGGCCGAACTGCACCGCTACACCCGGGAGAAAAACCTGCACAATGTGGAGAAACTCCTGAAGCAAG GTGTGGACGTGGACTGTGTAAATAACCTGCACCAGACGTCTCTGTATTGCGCGTCTCTGCTGGGCTTCACCTCTGTGGCTGAGCTTCTCCTTCGGTTCGGCGCCGATCCCAATCA CCGCAGTAATGATAGGAGCACTCCGGTCCACGCCGCTGCCTTCTCCTGTAACACAGACCTGCTCAGGAGGCTGCTGGAGGCAGGAGGAGATTTGCGACTACATGACAATAAGGGCAAGACAGCGAGAGACTGGGCTGAGTGCGAAGCTCAGGAGGGCAGCGTTAAG ATGATCAGTTTTATTTCGAGCTGCATGTCTGTCACGAGGAGTCTGTCCGAGTCGCAGTCGCTCAGAGAAAGAGACGTCACTCTGACTTCCTCCAAGACTCTTCTGGACTTCATCAGACC GTTTTGTAGGGCCTCTGACATGGTTTTTAACAAGAAAATAACCTCGAAGACGTTCGTGTCTGATACCATCCTGTGCCTCGGTTATGAAAAG TTATGCGTGGAGAAGTTAGGAACGTCTGTGGGAGCTTTGGCATCTGTACCTTTTATACCAGAATCAGAGTTATTGCAGGCTGATGATGAAGCTCTGCACTCTTTCACCTGTGGAACCTTCACGAAAATGACCAA CTACAGTTGGAGAGGAATTCGGATAACGTTAAAGGAGCTACAGGTGAACAACCCCCACCCAGACGATAAGCAACATTACTACCACGACCTGCTCATCACCGAGCTCAACTTCTGCTG tcgACTGTTCCATCCACACCTTCTGCAGCTGATGGCTGTGATTTTCACTAATGAATTGCAGCAGAACAAACTGGTGTACGAGAGAGTGCATGTGGGATCACTTTACCACCTGCTGTACCAtagg AGAGCGGAGTTTCCCATCCTCCGGGCGTATGAGGTTTTGTCACTGATCCTCCAGGTGTGTGAAGCTCTGTTCTACCTGCACAGCCGATCTCTGGTGTTGCGCTCCCTCTGCTCTCACTCGGTTGTTATCGTCCACCCAGGGGTCGCTAAGGTTACAGGCCTCGGCTTCATGGGGCCCAG TGACTGCAGTCCCTTTTCTACTCCACCCATTCCTGAGATGCTGTATAACTGGGCGGCTCCTGAAGTAATCAGGAACAAAGCATGTTCAGAAAAGGCTGATCTCTACAGTGTCTGTGCTCTGATACAGGAGCTgtacactg atgcaGTTCCGTGGGGTTCGGTGAATCCAGACTGGATAAAGCAGGCTGTAGACGCGGGTCAGGCTCTGTGTGCAGATTCAGCAGTGCCACAGCCGTATTATGACCTGGTGCTGATTGGACTGCAACCTAAGGCTCATGAGAGAACTTGCAGCCTCCAGGATCTGCGATTCTTACTGCGCTCTAACCTCAGG GAGCTGAgtaagagagaggagaggagggaagGGTGCCCCCTACCGGCCAGTTCGAGTACTTACACACTGAACACAGCACTTGAGCAGAACTGGGACCCTCAGCAACCAG ATGAGCAGCAGGTGGTAGATCAGGACATTCTGGATTATCCAGACATGAATGACCGTCATGCAGAGATTCAATCTTCCTTCTCCAACCACATCAGCAACATCGTCCTGAACCTGAAAGTGTGTAAGGTGCTGGTGCAGGAGACAGAGCCCTGCTTAGCAGTCATTGAATCCCGGATGAAGGGAAGCGCGTGCCCCAGCGGCCCGGGGTTTGACGAGCCAGACGGGATGAAGAAGCGTAGAGAGGAACTGGAGGTGATGCCTAAGCCAGTGGGCCCTCCCTCTAAATACTGTGACAG TTTCAGGATGTATCAGTCCTCTGAAGAGTGCAGGTCACAGGAGCTGAAGAAAAAACACCAGTCTGAACACACCTGGACCA gtgaggtGAGTACATCAGTGGCTCGGGGTTTCCTGGGTGCTGCGGCAGGGGCTCTGGGGGGAAGCAGTGACAGTGAGGAGGTGCAGGAGGATGCACAGCTGGAGCAGCTGTTCAAGAGCTTTGCAG GTgtggagagtgagagtgaggagagtaCAGCTTTCCACACCATCATTCTGCACGAGGCCAAAGGTCAACACCAG ATGTTTGAttcagatgaagatgaagacccAGGCGTGACGATGGAGGTGTGTCGCCCCTACATGACAGCGGAGAGCTTATTTGGAG AGTCCTTCTCTTCACCAGAGGAGTCTCAGCACACTGAAGCTGAATCAGTTCTGCCCTCTGCACACACCACCAG cagtcaCACAGAAGATATAGCTGATCTTTCCAGCATCACCTGTTCACCTGCACAGCTCTATGAGCAGGCAGGGCAGATTGGAGCTCAGCCCCGCCCCCGCAGCACAGACGTTGCCCCATGCAACAGCACCCCTCGcagcccccacacacacag GTCGGATATGTAG
- the LOC124393737 gene encoding inactive serine/threonine-protein kinase TEX14-like isoform X2, protein MSGGLTLPCPVLLGFVKSGGVGAELHRYTREKNLHNVEKLLKQGVDVDCVNNLHQTSLYCASLLGFTSVAELLLRFGADPNHRSNDRSTPVHAAAFSCNTDLLRRLLEAGGDLRLHDNKGKTARDWAECEAQEGSVKMISFISSCMSVTRSLSESQSLRERDVTLTSSKTLLDFIRPFCRASDMVFNKKITSKTFVSDTILCLGYEKLCVEKLGTSVGALASVPFIPESELLQADDEALHSFTCGTFTKMTNYSWRGIRITLKELQVNNPHPDDKQHYYHDLLITELNFCCRLFHPHLLQLMAVIFTNELQQNKLVYERVHVGSLYHLLYHRRAEFPILRAYEVLSLILQVCEALFYLHSRSLVLRSLCSHSVVIVHPGVAKVTGLGFMGPSDCSPFSTPPIPEMLYNWAAPEVIRNKACSEKADLYSVCALIQELYTDAVPWGSVNPDWIKQAVDAGQALCADSAVPQPYYDLVLIGLQPKAHERTCSLQDLRFLLRSNLRELSKREERREGCPLPASSSTYTLNTALEQNWDPQQPDEQQVVDQDILDYPDMNDRHAEIQSSFSNHISNIVLNLKVCKVLVQETEPCLAVIESRMKGSACPSGPGFDEPDGMKKRREELEVMPKPVGPPSKYCDSFRMYQSSEECRSQELKKKHQSEHTWTSEVSTSVARGFLGAAAGALGGSSDSEEVQEDAQLEQLFKSFAGVESESEESTAFHTIILHEAKGQHQMFDSDEDEDPGVTMEVCRPYMTAESLFGESFSSPEESQHTEAESVLPSAHTTSHTEDIADLSSITCSPAQLYEQAGQIGAQPRPRSTDVAPCNSTPRSPHTHRSDM, encoded by the exons ATGTCTGGTGGGCTCACTCTCCCCTGTCCCGTACTCTTGGGTTTTGTTAAAAGTGGAGGTGTGGGGGCCGAACTGCACCGCTACACCCGGGAGAAAAACCTGCACAATGTGGAGAAACTCCTGAAGCAAG GTGTGGACGTGGACTGTGTAAATAACCTGCACCAGACGTCTCTGTATTGCGCGTCTCTGCTGGGCTTCACCTCTGTGGCTGAGCTTCTCCTTCGGTTCGGCGCCGATCCCAATCA CCGCAGTAATGATAGGAGCACTCCGGTCCACGCCGCTGCCTTCTCCTGTAACACAGACCTGCTCAGGAGGCTGCTGGAGGCAGGAGGAGATTTGCGACTACATGACAATAAGGGCAAGACAGCGAGAGACTGGGCTGAGTGCGAAGCTCAGGAGGGCAGCGTTAAG ATGATCAGTTTTATTTCGAGCTGCATGTCTGTCACGAGGAGTCTGTCCGAGTCGCAGTCGCTCAGAGAAAGAGACGTCACTCTGACTTCCTCCAAGACTCTTCTGGACTTCATCAGACC GTTTTGTAGGGCCTCTGACATGGTTTTTAACAAGAAAATAACCTCGAAGACGTTCGTGTCTGATACCATCCTGTGCCTCGGTTATGAAAAG TTATGCGTGGAGAAGTTAGGAACGTCTGTGGGAGCTTTGGCATCTGTACCTTTTATACCAGAATCAGAGTTATTGCAGGCTGATGATGAAGCTCTGCACTCTTTCACCTGTGGAACCTTCACGAAAATGACCAA CTACAGTTGGAGAGGAATTCGGATAACGTTAAAGGAGCTACAGGTGAACAACCCCCACCCAGACGATAAGCAACATTACTACCACGACCTGCTCATCACCGAGCTCAACTTCTGCTG tcgACTGTTCCATCCACACCTTCTGCAGCTGATGGCTGTGATTTTCACTAATGAATTGCAGCAGAACAAACTGGTGTACGAGAGAGTGCATGTGGGATCACTTTACCACCTGCTGTACCAtagg AGAGCGGAGTTTCCCATCCTCCGGGCGTATGAGGTTTTGTCACTGATCCTCCAGGTGTGTGAAGCTCTGTTCTACCTGCACAGCCGATCTCTGGTGTTGCGCTCCCTCTGCTCTCACTCGGTTGTTATCGTCCACCCAGGGGTCGCTAAGGTTACAGGCCTCGGCTTCATGGGGCCCAG TGACTGCAGTCCCTTTTCTACTCCACCCATTCCTGAGATGCTGTATAACTGGGCGGCTCCTGAAGTAATCAGGAACAAAGCATGTTCAGAAAAGGCTGATCTCTACAGTGTCTGTGCTCTGATACAGGAGCTgtacactg atgcaGTTCCGTGGGGTTCGGTGAATCCAGACTGGATAAAGCAGGCTGTAGACGCGGGTCAGGCTCTGTGTGCAGATTCAGCAGTGCCACAGCCGTATTATGACCTGGTGCTGATTGGACTGCAACCTAAGGCTCATGAGAGAACTTGCAGCCTCCAGGATCTGCGATTCTTACTGCGCTCTAACCTCAGG GAGCTGAgtaagagagaggagaggagggaagGGTGCCCCCTACCGGCCAGTTCGAGTACTTACACACTGAACACAGCACTTGAGCAGAACTGGGACCCTCAGCAACCAG ATGAGCAGCAGGTGGTAGATCAGGACATTCTGGATTATCCAGACATGAATGACCGTCATGCAGAGATTCAATCTTCCTTCTCCAACCACATCAGCAACATCGTCCTGAACCTGAAAGTGTGTAAGGTGCTGGTGCAGGAGACAGAGCCCTGCTTAGCAGTCATTGAATCCCGGATGAAGGGAAGCGCGTGCCCCAGCGGCCCGGGGTTTGACGAGCCAGACGGGATGAAGAAGCGTAGAGAGGAACTGGAGGTGATGCCTAAGCCAGTGGGCCCTCCCTCTAAATACTGTGACAG TTTCAGGATGTATCAGTCCTCTGAAGAGTGCAGGTCACAGGAGCTGAAGAAAAAACACCAGTCTGAACACACCTGGACCA gtgaggtGAGTACATCAGTGGCTCGGGGTTTCCTGGGTGCTGCGGCAGGGGCTCTGGGGGGAAGCAGTGACAGTGAGGAGGTGCAGGAGGATGCACAGCTGGAGCAGCTGTTCAAGAGCTTTGCAG GTgtggagagtgagagtgaggagagtaCAGCTTTCCACACCATCATTCTGCACGAGGCCAAAGGTCAACACCAG ATGTTTGAttcagatgaagatgaagacccAGGCGTGACGATGGAGGTGTGTCGCCCCTACATGACAGCGGAGAGCTTATTTGGAG AGTCCTTCTCTTCACCAGAGGAGTCTCAGCACACTGAAGCTGAATCAGTTCTGCCCTCTGCACACACCACCAG tcaCACAGAAGATATAGCTGATCTTTCCAGCATCACCTGTTCACCTGCACAGCTCTATGAGCAGGCAGGGCAGATTGGAGCTCAGCCCCGCCCCCGCAGCACAGACGTTGCCCCATGCAACAGCACCCCTCGcagcccccacacacacag GTCGGATATGTAG
- the LOC124393737 gene encoding inactive serine/threonine-protein kinase TEX14-like isoform X3, whose amino-acid sequence MSGGLTLPCPVLLGFVKSGGVGAELHRYTREKNLHNVEKLLKQGVDVDCVNNLHQTSLYCASLLGFTSVAELLLRFGADPNHRSNDRSTPVHAAAFSCNTDLLRRLLEAGGDLRLHDNKGKTARDWAECEAQEGSVKMISFISSCMSVTRSLSESQSLRERDVTLTSSKTLLDFIRPFCRASDMVFNKKITSKTFVSDTILCLGYEKLGTSVGALASVPFIPESELLQADDEALHSFTCGTFTKMTNYSWRGIRITLKELQVNNPHPDDKQHYYHDLLITELNFCCRLFHPHLLQLMAVIFTNELQQNKLVYERVHVGSLYHLLYHRRAEFPILRAYEVLSLILQVCEALFYLHSRSLVLRSLCSHSVVIVHPGVAKVTGLGFMGPSDCSPFSTPPIPEMLYNWAAPEVIRNKACSEKADLYSVCALIQELYTDAVPWGSVNPDWIKQAVDAGQALCADSAVPQPYYDLVLIGLQPKAHERTCSLQDLRFLLRSNLRELSKREERREGCPLPASSSTYTLNTALEQNWDPQQPDEQQVVDQDILDYPDMNDRHAEIQSSFSNHISNIVLNLKVCKVLVQETEPCLAVIESRMKGSACPSGPGFDEPDGMKKRREELEVMPKPVGPPSKYCDSFRMYQSSEECRSQELKKKHQSEHTWTSEVSTSVARGFLGAAAGALGGSSDSEEVQEDAQLEQLFKSFAGVESESEESTAFHTIILHEAKGQHQMFDSDEDEDPGVTMEVCRPYMTAESLFGESFSSPEESQHTEAESVLPSAHTTSSHTEDIADLSSITCSPAQLYEQAGQIGAQPRPRSTDVAPCNSTPRSPHTHRSDM is encoded by the exons ATGTCTGGTGGGCTCACTCTCCCCTGTCCCGTACTCTTGGGTTTTGTTAAAAGTGGAGGTGTGGGGGCCGAACTGCACCGCTACACCCGGGAGAAAAACCTGCACAATGTGGAGAAACTCCTGAAGCAAG GTGTGGACGTGGACTGTGTAAATAACCTGCACCAGACGTCTCTGTATTGCGCGTCTCTGCTGGGCTTCACCTCTGTGGCTGAGCTTCTCCTTCGGTTCGGCGCCGATCCCAATCA CCGCAGTAATGATAGGAGCACTCCGGTCCACGCCGCTGCCTTCTCCTGTAACACAGACCTGCTCAGGAGGCTGCTGGAGGCAGGAGGAGATTTGCGACTACATGACAATAAGGGCAAGACAGCGAGAGACTGGGCTGAGTGCGAAGCTCAGGAGGGCAGCGTTAAG ATGATCAGTTTTATTTCGAGCTGCATGTCTGTCACGAGGAGTCTGTCCGAGTCGCAGTCGCTCAGAGAAAGAGACGTCACTCTGACTTCCTCCAAGACTCTTCTGGACTTCATCAGACC GTTTTGTAGGGCCTCTGACATGGTTTTTAACAAGAAAATAACCTCGAAGACGTTCGTGTCTGATACCATCCTGTGCCTCGGTTATGAAAAG TTAGGAACGTCTGTGGGAGCTTTGGCATCTGTACCTTTTATACCAGAATCAGAGTTATTGCAGGCTGATGATGAAGCTCTGCACTCTTTCACCTGTGGAACCTTCACGAAAATGACCAA CTACAGTTGGAGAGGAATTCGGATAACGTTAAAGGAGCTACAGGTGAACAACCCCCACCCAGACGATAAGCAACATTACTACCACGACCTGCTCATCACCGAGCTCAACTTCTGCTG tcgACTGTTCCATCCACACCTTCTGCAGCTGATGGCTGTGATTTTCACTAATGAATTGCAGCAGAACAAACTGGTGTACGAGAGAGTGCATGTGGGATCACTTTACCACCTGCTGTACCAtagg AGAGCGGAGTTTCCCATCCTCCGGGCGTATGAGGTTTTGTCACTGATCCTCCAGGTGTGTGAAGCTCTGTTCTACCTGCACAGCCGATCTCTGGTGTTGCGCTCCCTCTGCTCTCACTCGGTTGTTATCGTCCACCCAGGGGTCGCTAAGGTTACAGGCCTCGGCTTCATGGGGCCCAG TGACTGCAGTCCCTTTTCTACTCCACCCATTCCTGAGATGCTGTATAACTGGGCGGCTCCTGAAGTAATCAGGAACAAAGCATGTTCAGAAAAGGCTGATCTCTACAGTGTCTGTGCTCTGATACAGGAGCTgtacactg atgcaGTTCCGTGGGGTTCGGTGAATCCAGACTGGATAAAGCAGGCTGTAGACGCGGGTCAGGCTCTGTGTGCAGATTCAGCAGTGCCACAGCCGTATTATGACCTGGTGCTGATTGGACTGCAACCTAAGGCTCATGAGAGAACTTGCAGCCTCCAGGATCTGCGATTCTTACTGCGCTCTAACCTCAGG GAGCTGAgtaagagagaggagaggagggaagGGTGCCCCCTACCGGCCAGTTCGAGTACTTACACACTGAACACAGCACTTGAGCAGAACTGGGACCCTCAGCAACCAG ATGAGCAGCAGGTGGTAGATCAGGACATTCTGGATTATCCAGACATGAATGACCGTCATGCAGAGATTCAATCTTCCTTCTCCAACCACATCAGCAACATCGTCCTGAACCTGAAAGTGTGTAAGGTGCTGGTGCAGGAGACAGAGCCCTGCTTAGCAGTCATTGAATCCCGGATGAAGGGAAGCGCGTGCCCCAGCGGCCCGGGGTTTGACGAGCCAGACGGGATGAAGAAGCGTAGAGAGGAACTGGAGGTGATGCCTAAGCCAGTGGGCCCTCCCTCTAAATACTGTGACAG TTTCAGGATGTATCAGTCCTCTGAAGAGTGCAGGTCACAGGAGCTGAAGAAAAAACACCAGTCTGAACACACCTGGACCA gtgaggtGAGTACATCAGTGGCTCGGGGTTTCCTGGGTGCTGCGGCAGGGGCTCTGGGGGGAAGCAGTGACAGTGAGGAGGTGCAGGAGGATGCACAGCTGGAGCAGCTGTTCAAGAGCTTTGCAG GTgtggagagtgagagtgaggagagtaCAGCTTTCCACACCATCATTCTGCACGAGGCCAAAGGTCAACACCAG ATGTTTGAttcagatgaagatgaagacccAGGCGTGACGATGGAGGTGTGTCGCCCCTACATGACAGCGGAGAGCTTATTTGGAG AGTCCTTCTCTTCACCAGAGGAGTCTCAGCACACTGAAGCTGAATCAGTTCTGCCCTCTGCACACACCACCAG cagtcaCACAGAAGATATAGCTGATCTTTCCAGCATCACCTGTTCACCTGCACAGCTCTATGAGCAGGCAGGGCAGATTGGAGCTCAGCCCCGCCCCCGCAGCACAGACGTTGCCCCATGCAACAGCACCCCTCGcagcccccacacacacag GTCGGATATGTAG